The following coding sequences are from one Paenibacillus sp. FSL R5-0912 window:
- a CDS encoding GNAT family N-acetyltransferase, with amino-acid sequence MLISLKNYWDSDAVKSLLAECMWPDDQRVNGELAGITGISCAAAHEVEIRHLAVQKSWRGRTLGSNMIAEIAGWEQVELIRADTDQDAVGFYSKAGFEIHSLGEKYPGLSGLSVYCAPGEQRIYQKAVIESRLLFVFPAKTDT; translated from the coding sequence TTGTTAATCAGCTTAAAGAATTACTGGGACAGCGATGCGGTGAAGAGCCTGCTTGCAGAATGTATGTGGCCGGATGACCAGAGAGTTAACGGGGAATTGGCCGGAATCACCGGAATCAGCTGCGCTGCTGCACATGAGGTGGAGATCAGACATCTGGCTGTACAGAAGAGTTGGCGCGGACGGACACTTGGCAGCAATATGATCGCAGAAATTGCCGGATGGGAGCAGGTAGAGCTGATCAGGGCAGATACGGATCAGGATGCGGTGGGCTTTTATAGCAAGGCAGGGTTTGAGATTCACAGTCTGGGAGAAAAATATCCAGGGTTGAGCGGTTTGAGTGTGTACTGCGCACCCGGGGAACAACGGATATATCAAAAAGCAGTCATTGAATCCAGGCTGCTTTTTGTATTTCCTGCTAAAACAGATACATGA
- a CDS encoding glutaredoxin family protein — protein sequence MENVIVYTSTNCPHCRQVKSFLNDKGVAYEERNIEQNDDYAQQVWDMGMRAVPITVIGEFKIVGMNKTKFDKALATI from the coding sequence ATGGAGAATGTAATTGTTTACACTTCAACCAATTGTCCGCATTGCCGTCAGGTGAAGAGCTTCCTGAACGATAAAGGTGTAGCCTACGAAGAGCGCAACATCGAGCAGAACGATGATTATGCGCAGCAGGTATGGGATATGGGCATGAGAGCTGTTCCTATTACGGTTATCGGTGAGTTCAAAATCGTCGGCATGAACAAAACCAAGTTCGACAAGGCTTTGGCTACGATTTAA
- the trxB gene encoding thioredoxin-disulfide reductase, which produces MYKSIIVGTGPAGLTAAIYLARANLNPLVIEGPQPGGQLTTTTEIENFPGFPEGILGPDLMDNMRKQAERFGAQFVTGWVNSVELGERPFKLNVEGMGTLVTDTLIISTGATAKYLGIPGEQDNIGRGVSTCATCDGFFFRGKEIVVVGGGDSALEEAGFLTRFASKVTLVHRREELRASKIMQDRVRDNAKVTWGLNRTPVEVIAGDKGVTGLKVINNETGEEEFIEASGVFVAVGHHPNTSFLGGQITTDASGYIVSNLGTSETNIPGVFACGDVQDTRYRQAITAAGSGCMAAMDAEKYIESLEHSAVIL; this is translated from the coding sequence ATGTACAAATCAATTATTGTAGGTACTGGACCGGCCGGATTGACGGCTGCCATATACTTGGCCCGGGCGAACCTGAACCCGCTCGTTATCGAAGGTCCGCAGCCAGGCGGACAGCTTACAACTACAACAGAGATCGAGAACTTCCCAGGATTCCCGGAAGGCATTTTGGGTCCGGATCTGATGGACAATATGCGCAAGCAGGCTGAACGTTTCGGAGCACAGTTCGTTACCGGCTGGGTGAACAGTGTAGAGCTGGGCGAACGTCCGTTCAAGCTGAATGTTGAAGGCATGGGCACACTGGTTACAGATACATTGATTATTTCCACCGGCGCTACAGCGAAATATCTCGGGATTCCCGGGGAGCAGGATAATATCGGACGCGGTGTCAGCACTTGCGCAACCTGTGACGGATTCTTCTTCCGCGGCAAAGAAATCGTGGTTGTCGGCGGCGGCGATTCGGCGCTGGAGGAAGCGGGCTTCCTGACAAGATTCGCGTCAAAAGTAACCCTGGTGCACCGTCGCGAAGAGCTGCGGGCCTCCAAGATTATGCAGGATCGTGTACGCGACAATGCCAAAGTTACCTGGGGACTCAACCGTACGCCTGTTGAAGTTATTGCCGGAGACAAAGGTGTGACTGGCCTGAAGGTGATTAACAATGAGACCGGTGAAGAAGAATTCATTGAAGCCAGCGGTGTATTCGTAGCTGTCGGCCATCATCCCAATACTTCTTTCCTGGGCGGACAAATCACTACGGATGCTAGCGGCTACATTGTGTCAAATCTCGGAACCTCTGAGACGAATATTCCCGGCGTGTTTGCTTGCGGTGACGTGCAGGATACCCGTTACAGACAAGCGATTACGGCTGCAGGCAGCGGCTGTATGGCGGCGATGGATGCCGAGAAATATATCGAGAGCCTGGAGCACAGCGCGGTTATTCTGTAA
- a CDS encoding heavy metal translocating P-type ATPase has translation MHSTSKEMPKSIARQGGAKQPRTPEPRRFDPLAMISNAEMQAALGSGLMMLIAWAASGWSETISVILYVISYSIGGWIKAKEGVETLVKERDLDVNLLMIAAALGAASIGYWNEGAMLIFIFALSGALESYTMERSKKDISSLLALKPATAVRIEQGAMNEVAIDLLAIGDLLLVRPGELIPADGKVCRGESSVNQASITGESLPVDKAAGSEVFAGTVNGEGPLYIEVTKSAENTLFAKIIRMVEEAENEVPDSQRFIKRLESVYARVVVAATALLITLPPFLLDWSWSNTFYKAMVFLVVASPCALVSSIMPAMLSAISKSARKGILFKGGVHLENMARTSVVAFDKTGTLTEGVPQVTDFIAGEGYGREELLAVSASIEKLSGHPLAEAIVALAEAEQVELLTIEESKSVTGWGIEGTINGRLWRIGKSNLLDEVHGTAPQGDSEYWRALRSELEQEGKTVSLILAGDTIAGMIALQDTVRSQAETAVRKLQELGIKVAMLTGDREATAQVIAGKTGVDLVFAGLLPEDKVSHIKALREQYGHVIMVGDGVNDAPALATATVGMGMGMKGSGAALEIADVVLMNDNIEEIASTIALARRTQRIVKQNMIFAVAVIATLMISNFVQGIALPFGVVGHEGSTILVILNGLRLLR, from the coding sequence ATGCATTCAACCTCGAAAGAAATGCCTAAATCGATCGCGCGTCAAGGAGGCGCTAAGCAGCCGCGGACGCCGGAGCCGCGCCGCTTCGATCCGCTGGCTATGATCTCAAATGCCGAAATGCAGGCAGCGCTCGGAAGCGGGCTGATGATGCTGATCGCCTGGGCCGCCAGCGGCTGGTCTGAGACGATATCCGTTATTCTCTATGTGATCTCCTATTCAATAGGCGGCTGGATCAAGGCGAAGGAAGGCGTGGAGACGCTGGTCAAGGAACGCGATCTGGATGTCAATCTGCTGATGATTGCCGCGGCTCTCGGCGCAGCTTCCATCGGTTACTGGAATGAAGGCGCGATGCTAATCTTCATCTTTGCGCTGAGCGGGGCGCTGGAGAGTTACACGATGGAGCGCAGTAAGAAGGATATCTCCTCGCTGCTGGCGCTCAAACCTGCCACGGCAGTACGCATTGAGCAGGGGGCAATGAATGAGGTGGCGATTGATCTGCTGGCCATCGGAGATCTGCTGCTGGTCCGTCCCGGGGAGCTTATCCCAGCTGACGGCAAGGTATGCCGTGGGGAATCCTCCGTCAATCAGGCGTCCATTACCGGAGAATCGCTTCCCGTAGATAAGGCAGCCGGAAGTGAAGTTTTCGCCGGTACAGTCAATGGCGAAGGCCCGCTATATATTGAAGTTACCAAATCGGCAGAGAATACCTTGTTCGCCAAGATCATCCGGATGGTTGAAGAAGCAGAGAATGAGGTGCCGGATTCGCAGCGTTTTATCAAACGGCTGGAATCCGTCTATGCCCGCGTAGTAGTAGCCGCAACGGCCTTGTTGATCACTTTGCCGCCGTTTCTGCTGGACTGGAGCTGGAGCAATACCTTCTATAAAGCAATGGTCTTCCTGGTAGTGGCTTCTCCGTGTGCACTCGTATCCTCCATTATGCCGGCCATGCTGTCGGCCATCTCGAAGAGTGCGCGCAAAGGGATTCTCTTCAAAGGCGGTGTCCATCTGGAAAATATGGCACGCACCTCTGTAGTTGCTTTTGACAAAACAGGCACATTGACGGAAGGGGTTCCGCAGGTCACGGATTTCATCGCCGGAGAAGGGTATGGACGTGAAGAGCTGCTGGCCGTCAGTGCTTCGATTGAGAAGCTGTCCGGCCATCCGCTCGCGGAAGCCATTGTTGCGCTTGCTGAAGCCGAGCAGGTAGAGCTGCTCACCATCGAAGAGAGCAAATCGGTTACCGGCTGGGGCATTGAGGGGACCATTAACGGCCGCCTGTGGCGGATCGGCAAGTCCAATCTGCTGGATGAAGTGCACGGTACTGCACCGCAGGGGGATTCGGAATACTGGAGAGCGTTGCGCAGCGAGCTGGAGCAGGAAGGGAAGACAGTATCGCTGATTCTCGCCGGTGATACCATTGCCGGAATGATTGCGCTGCAGGATACCGTACGTTCCCAGGCGGAGACAGCCGTACGTAAGCTGCAGGAGCTGGGCATTAAGGTAGCGATGCTTACCGGGGACCGTGAGGCCACCGCACAGGTGATTGCCGGGAAGACCGGAGTGGACCTGGTATTCGCCGGTCTTTTGCCAGAAGATAAGGTATCGCATATCAAAGCACTTCGTGAACAATACGGCCATGTGATTATGGTGGGTGACGGTGTTAATGATGCGCCTGCGCTGGCTACAGCAACAGTAGGTATGGGAATGGGCATGAAAGGCAGCGGAGCCGCGCTGGAGATTGCCGATGTGGTGCTGATGAACGATAATATCGAGGAGATTGCTTCTACGATTGCCCTGGCCCGCCGTACGCAGCGGATTGTGAAGCAGAATATGATTTTTGCTGTGGCCGTAATCGCCACACTGATGATCAGCAACTTTGTACAGGGGATTGCGTTGCCGTTTGGCGTGGTGGGCCATGAGGGCAGCACCATTCTTGTAATCCTTAACGGACTGCGTCTGTTGCGCTAA